Proteins co-encoded in one Kutzneria chonburiensis genomic window:
- a CDS encoding phosphatase PAP2 family protein, whose protein sequence is MRSETLGRRALLRRSVLVTAALAVTPAVDVLPAQADELVLAFVDNYRTNVSANRTVPSNAAVRALAGMQRLWRTGTTWNDGRALDSAVLAANIRHVVAVTGSRTAEQAKRAFIYDRQHQSYAAIGGLGPLADLYRTGAKAVTSIVAAPDGTPSSTVDDAIPAGAPAGSALGAGAEDSDLGLVAQLVDTLRGPYASGNPSKYAYQYPRPWRLNADSRVVDTGRVDAFGFPVYESDVMVAPQLLRQRGASPVDDAGYPSGHTNAFHLACLALAYAIPERFQELVTRAYDLADTRIVAGMHSPLDVIGGRILGTALATATLADPANAKLKADARQQALRYFTAKTGTTADTLYARAHTGPDEYANRPANASLVASHATYGLPACGARTPMLVPKGAEVLLETRLPYLDAAQRREVLRTTAFPAGNALMDGPEQWGRLNLFAAADGYGSFAADVRVSMDVAQGGFCASDSWRNDIDGAGGLVKAGSGVLTLTGANRYRGGTRVQGGIVVAASSSALGVGPVEVADGTLRLNCDLHVRSYRQTGGELVLRHGDALTALSGSVVISGGVLEILVDSSCPQGPIRVLTARELRGRFATIRVNVPGMRAVPTYTPTGLSVRILREHS, encoded by the coding sequence GTGAGATCAGAAACCTTGGGGCGGCGGGCACTGCTGCGCCGATCGGTGCTCGTCACGGCTGCCCTCGCCGTGACGCCAGCGGTGGATGTCCTTCCGGCACAAGCCGATGAGCTCGTGTTGGCGTTCGTGGACAACTACCGGACCAACGTTTCGGCCAACAGGACGGTGCCGAGCAATGCGGCCGTTCGGGCGCTCGCCGGGATGCAGCGGCTCTGGCGGACCGGGACGACCTGGAACGACGGCCGTGCGCTGGATTCGGCGGTACTGGCCGCGAACATTCGACACGTCGTCGCCGTCACCGGCTCTCGGACCGCGGAGCAGGCGAAGCGGGCGTTCATCTACGACCGGCAGCACCAGTCATACGCGGCGATCGGCGGCCTGGGACCGCTGGCGGATCTCTACCGCACGGGTGCGAAAGCGGTGACGAGCATTGTCGCCGCGCCGGACGGGACCCCGTCGTCCACGGTCGACGACGCGATACCGGCGGGCGCGCCGGCGGGATCGGCACTGGGCGCCGGCGCGGAGGACTCGGACCTGGGGCTGGTCGCACAACTGGTCGACACGCTGCGCGGGCCGTACGCCTCCGGCAACCCGAGCAAGTACGCGTACCAGTACCCGCGGCCATGGCGGCTGAACGCGGACAGTCGGGTCGTGGACACCGGGCGGGTCGATGCCTTCGGCTTCCCGGTGTACGAGTCCGACGTGATGGTGGCCCCGCAGCTGCTGCGGCAGCGTGGCGCCAGTCCGGTCGACGACGCCGGCTACCCGAGCGGCCACACCAACGCGTTCCACCTGGCCTGCCTGGCCTTGGCGTATGCGATCCCGGAACGGTTCCAGGAGTTGGTGACCCGCGCCTACGACCTGGCTGACACCCGGATCGTCGCGGGCATGCACTCGCCGCTCGACGTGATCGGCGGCCGGATCCTCGGCACGGCCCTCGCGACGGCGACCCTGGCCGACCCGGCCAACGCCAAGCTCAAGGCGGACGCCCGCCAGCAGGCGCTGCGCTACTTCACGGCAAAGACCGGCACCACGGCCGACACCCTGTACGCGCGAGCGCACACCGGCCCGGACGAGTACGCAAACCGTCCGGCGAACGCGTCGCTGGTGGCCTCGCACGCGACCTACGGCCTCCCGGCCTGCGGTGCTCGTACGCCGATGCTGGTGCCGAAGGGCGCCGAAGTGCTGTTGGAGACGCGCTTGCCGTACCTCGACGCGGCCCAGCGGCGGGAGGTCCTGCGCACCACCGCCTTCCCGGCGGGCAACGCGCTGATGGACGGTCCCGAGCAGTGGGGGCGGCTGAACCTGTTCGCGGCGGCCGACGGTTATGGCTCCTTCGCCGCGGACGTGCGCGTGTCGATGGACGTGGCACAGGGCGGGTTCTGCGCCAGTGACAGCTGGCGCAACGACATCGACGGCGCCGGCGGCCTGGTCAAGGCGGGCAGCGGCGTGCTCACGCTCACCGGCGCGAACCGCTACCGGGGCGGAACCCGGGTCCAGGGCGGGATTGTGGTGGCGGCTTCCTCGAGCGCGCTGGGCGTGGGGCCGGTGGAGGTCGCCGATGGGACGCTGCGGCTGAACTGCGATCTGCACGTGCGGAGCTATCGGCAAACCGGAGGAGAGCTCGTGCTTCGCCACGGCGACGCGCTCACGGCTCTCAGCGGATCTGTCGTGATCTCGGGCGGCGTGCTGGAGATTCTCGTGGACTCGTCCTGCCCTCAGGGCCCGATCCGGGTGCTCACCGCACGAGAACTGCGCGGCCGTTTCGCCACGATCCGGGTCAACGTTCCGGGAATGCGCGCGGTCCCCACCTATACCCCGACCGGCCTGTCCGTTCGAATCCTTCGGGAACACTCGTGA